One window of the Roseovarius sp. THAF9 genome contains the following:
- a CDS encoding LysR family transcriptional regulator has product MRTVNLPTDLLRTFVTVIEVESYTRAADLLGRSQPAVSLQIKRLEDLVGYKLITQKGRTMQVSERGDALAMHARQILRINDRAMGLFDQRRETATLRVGLGFSAPTASTIQTGMRPITAQNGLPDLDPLQIGVFYRQTRLGSWGDLVAGCLTDTIESSLHDTTSG; this is encoded by the coding sequence ATGCGGACCGTGAACCTGCCAACTGACCTGCTGCGCACCTTCGTCACTGTGATTGAAGTCGAAAGTTATACCCGCGCGGCCGACCTGCTTGGCCGGTCCCAACCGGCCGTCAGCCTTCAGATCAAGCGATTGGAAGATTTGGTCGGATACAAGCTGATTACCCAGAAGGGCCGTACGATGCAGGTCAGCGAACGTGGCGATGCGCTGGCCATGCACGCCCGTCAGATCCTGCGTATCAATGACCGCGCCATGGGATTGTTCGACCAGCGTCGCGAAACGGCCACGCTGCGCGTCGGCCTGGGGTTTTCCGCGCCAACGGCCTCGACCATCCAGACCGGGATGCGCCCAATCACTGCGCAGAACGGATTGCCCGATCTGGACCCGTTGCAGATCGGCGTCTTCTACCGACAGACCCGGCTTGGCAGCTGGGGAGATCTGGTCGCCGGATGTCTGACCGATACGATAGAGAGCAGCCTGCACGATACAACGTCTGGGTGA
- a CDS encoding spermidine/putrescine ABC transporter substrate-binding protein, with product MTTHKKKPGQYLRRDVLRLGGGIALSAPFVSRAWAQTTEINMLAWYGHGEPDIVGAFEEANNVKFVPKYYAGGDNMLALIAQSPPGTYDLILSDAEFVQQLNALGYIEELNAADYPFDDMLHPDFEKFPGHWADDKLFSMMVRGGHLGVSYNTNSVSAEEAASYDAFWKPELEGKVGHFDWHLPSLGMMSLKNGNGAGLWDLDDDQWQAVQETTMSLRPQVGGFFDYGGTFNGLKNGEMQAMVGIGDWITGVLERDGAPVASVIPTEGGIQWTESYSIGIGSEKADICKQFIQYMLSPEGQVKSAQMAAYPGFCITKAGRAMLQEVDPKEAKRSHQMEGMPNDPIALIKEGRIHYRDIPQQQSLEDWNDFWSEYKNA from the coding sequence ATGACCACCCATAAAAAGAAGCCGGGTCAGTATCTTAGACGTGACGTCCTGCGGCTCGGCGGAGGTATCGCCCTCAGTGCGCCTTTCGTCAGCCGGGCCTGGGCGCAGACCACCGAAATCAATATGCTGGCGTGGTATGGACACGGCGAACCCGACATCGTGGGCGCCTTCGAGGAGGCTAACAACGTCAAGTTCGTGCCCAAATACTATGCAGGCGGTGACAATATGTTGGCACTCATCGCGCAATCGCCTCCGGGTACATACGACCTGATCCTGTCGGATGCCGAGTTCGTGCAGCAGCTCAATGCGCTGGGATACATCGAGGAGTTGAACGCCGCCGACTATCCCTTCGACGACATGCTGCACCCCGACTTCGAGAAGTTCCCCGGCCACTGGGCCGATGACAAGCTCTTCTCGATGATGGTCCGCGGCGGTCATTTGGGCGTCAGCTACAACACCAATTCGGTCAGCGCCGAGGAGGCCGCCAGCTATGACGCCTTCTGGAAGCCCGAACTGGAAGGCAAGGTCGGTCATTTCGACTGGCACCTGCCCAGCCTTGGAATGATGAGCCTCAAGAACGGCAACGGCGCCGGCCTGTGGGACCTCGACGACGACCAGTGGCAGGCGGTACAGGAAACCACCATGTCGCTGCGCCCGCAGGTCGGCGGCTTTTTCGACTATGGCGGCACTTTTAATGGTCTGAAGAACGGCGAGATGCAGGCGATGGTCGGCATCGGCGACTGGATCACCGGCGTTCTGGAACGCGACGGCGCGCCCGTCGCCTCGGTCATCCCGACCGAGGGTGGCATCCAGTGGACCGAAAGCTATTCCATCGGCATCGGCAGCGAAAAAGCGGATATCTGCAAGCAATTCATCCAGTACATGCTGTCGCCCGAAGGCCAGGTGAAATCGGCGCAGATGGCGGCCTATCCGGGATTCTGCATCACCAAGGCCGGCCGCGCGATGCTGCAAGAGGTCGACCCCAAGGAAGCCAAGCGCAGCCACCAGATGGAGGGTATGCCCAACGACCCGATCGCCCTGATAAAAGAGGGGCGCATCCATTACCGCGACATTCCCCAGCAGCAATCGCTGGAGGACTGGAACGACTTCTGGTCGGAGTACAAGAACGCCTGA
- a CDS encoding ABC transporter permease: MKKRLDLYAITWRLPIILWQLVFFVGPVLFMVAISFFVVRNYRMQPAFDFVNWEKMLSRGYVWDSYWYTLLIASLSATIAMLIAFPAAYALAFRASENLRRWAIFLLIIPFFTSYLVRTFSWYVILAETGVLNALLGYVGLGPYTMLNTHFGTIVGYLTLTLPLAVILQTVTMANIDCTLIEAARNLGCKPLATIWRVVIPLSKTGLIIAALFCFILSFGDFIAPFYLGGSQEPTLPILILDTTKSGQQWPRAAVVAIMMMVTLFAIAFTAIALAYRKPRGAR, encoded by the coding sequence ATGAAGAAACGCCTCGATCTCTATGCCATAACATGGCGCCTGCCCATCATCCTGTGGCAGCTCGTCTTCTTTGTCGGACCGGTCCTTTTCATGGTTGCGATCTCGTTCTTCGTGGTCCGAAATTACCGGATGCAACCGGCGTTCGACTTCGTAAATTGGGAAAAGATGCTCAGCCGCGGTTATGTCTGGGACAGCTATTGGTACACGCTTCTCATCGCCTCCCTCAGCGCCACCATCGCCATGCTTATCGCCTTCCCCGCGGCCTATGCGCTGGCCTTCCGCGCCAGTGAAAACCTGCGCCGCTGGGCGATCTTCCTGCTGATCATTCCCTTCTTCACCTCCTACCTCGTGCGGACCTTCTCGTGGTACGTGATCCTTGCCGAAACCGGCGTGCTGAACGCGTTGCTGGGCTATGTCGGACTTGGCCCCTACACCATGCTCAACACCCATTTCGGCACGATCGTGGGGTATCTTACACTGACACTGCCGCTGGCGGTGATCCTGCAAACCGTGACCATGGCCAATATCGACTGCACGCTGATCGAGGCCGCGCGGAATCTCGGGTGCAAGCCGCTGGCCACGATCTGGCGCGTGGTCATCCCGCTGTCAAAGACCGGGCTGATCATCGCCGCGCTCTTCTGCTTCATCCTGTCCTTCGGCGACTTCATCGCGCCTTTCTACCTGGGCGGCAGCCAGGAACCGACCCTGCCGATCCTGATCCTCGACACCACGAAGTCGGGCCAGCAATGGCCCCGCGCCGCCGTCGTGGCGATCATGATGATGGTCACGCTGTTCGCAATTGCCTTCACCGCCATCGCGCTGGCCTACCGCAAACCGAGAGGGGCCCGATGA
- a CDS encoding ABC transporter permease, with the protein MTGNRTLNLILGLYVLLIFVFVFAPIIFSLVFSLNSQRFPTIPLGELSTEWYEKILADPDIWRAALNSLIVSASSAVLATILGFATAYSDFRYSFRFKGPYLALILLPPTIPLIIMALAMLAWLSRLGMSGQLWSIIIAHSVLTAPFAMAIIRLRLQQMDPDLEAAAWNLGGSEWQAMRHVILPYCAPAIVSALCLTAAVSFDEFAVAWFVSGLNKTVPVAILEIVQGNIDPQVNAIGTFVFLTSMTLVILAQVFFISRQLRKTS; encoded by the coding sequence ATGACCGGCAATCGCACCCTCAACCTCATCCTCGGGCTCTACGTCCTGCTGATCTTCGTCTTCGTCTTCGCGCCCATCATCTTCAGCCTCGTCTTCTCGCTGAACTCGCAGCGGTTCCCGACGATCCCGCTGGGCGAATTGTCGACCGAATGGTACGAAAAGATCCTTGCCGATCCCGATATCTGGCGCGCCGCGCTCAACTCGCTGATCGTCTCGGCCTCCAGCGCGGTACTGGCCACGATCCTCGGCTTCGCCACCGCCTATTCCGACTTCCGCTACAGCTTTCGCTTCAAGGGGCCGTATCTGGCGCTGATCCTGCTGCCGCCCACGATCCCGCTGATCATCATGGCGCTCGCGATGCTCGCATGGCTGTCGCGCCTCGGCATGTCGGGACAGCTCTGGTCGATCATCATCGCCCATTCCGTTCTGACCGCACCTTTCGCCATGGCCATCATCCGCCTGCGCCTGCAGCAGATGGACCCGGATCTGGAGGCCGCCGCATGGAACCTCGGCGGCAGCGAATGGCAGGCGATGCGCCACGTCATCCTGCCCTACTGCGCCCCGGCCATTGTCTCGGCGCTCTGCCTCACCGCAGCCGTCTCCTTTGATGAATTCGCCGTGGCGTGGTTCGTCTCGGGCCTCAACAAGACCGTGCCGGTCGCCATCCTGGAAATCGTGCAGGGCAATATCGACCCGCAGGTCAACGCCATCGGCACGTTCGTCTTTCTCACGTCCATGACGCTGGTGATCCTCGCGCAGGTCTTCTTCATCAGCCGCCAGCTAAGAAAAACATCCTGA
- a CDS encoding ABC transporter ATP-binding protein has translation MSDPLVTFRNVQKRFGDFVAVRDMTLDIQPGEFLAIMGSSGCGKTTTLRMLAGLEQPSSGEIRIAGRLMNDVKPHDRDTPLVWQSLALFPFLTARENVEFGLKMRGVDKAERKRRALDWLERMHIGEFADRSVDTLSGGQKQRVALARSLVMEPQMLLLDEPLSALDANLVIRMQGVLTQLQKELGITFVYVTHSQSEAFAMADRVVIMSQGDIAQVGTPRDIYRAPANRFVAEFVGRNNILTGTVKDVSPKATQLATPAGTFTVETPETAPKTGTKRSFVVSADLVTLSIEDPEATNKVQAKVISEEFIGSVVTLFLESGDGQEFKVQMQERQLMNYDLQAGSQVWLGWETRNAHMLDGD, from the coding sequence ATGTCCGATCCACTCGTCACCTTCCGCAATGTCCAGAAACGCTTTGGCGATTTCGTGGCGGTGCGCGACATGACCCTCGACATTCAACCCGGCGAGTTCCTCGCTATCATGGGCTCCTCGGGCTGCGGCAAGACTACGACCCTGCGCATGTTGGCGGGGCTGGAACAGCCCTCGTCGGGCGAGATCCGCATCGCGGGCCGCCTGATGAACGACGTCAAACCCCATGACCGCGATACCCCGCTGGTCTGGCAGTCGCTCGCACTCTTCCCGTTCCTGACCGCGCGGGAAAACGTCGAGTTCGGGCTGAAGATGCGCGGCGTCGATAAGGCCGAACGCAAACGCCGCGCCCTCGACTGGCTGGAGCGAATGCATATCGGGGAATTCGCCGACCGCAGTGTCGACACCCTGTCGGGCGGTCAGAAACAGCGCGTCGCGCTGGCCCGCAGCCTGGTTATGGAGCCACAGATGCTCTTGCTGGACGAGCCGCTCTCGGCGCTCGACGCCAACCTCGTGATCCGGATGCAGGGGGTGCTCACCCAATTGCAAAAGGAACTGGGCATCACCTTCGTGTACGTCACCCACTCGCAGTCCGAAGCCTTCGCCATGGCCGACCGCGTGGTGATCATGAGCCAAGGCGACATCGCCCAGGTCGGCACGCCCAGGGATATCTACCGCGCCCCCGCCAACCGCTTTGTGGCCGAGTTCGTTGGGCGAAACAACATCCTGACCGGAACAGTCAAGGACGTCAGCCCCAAGGCCACGCAACTCGCCACCCCAGCGGGCACCTTCACGGTCGAGACGCCCGAAACCGCACCGAAGACGGGGACGAAACGCAGCTTCGTTGTCTCCGCCGACCTTGTCACGCTGTCGATCGAAGACCCCGAGGCAACCAATAAGGTACAGGCAAAAGTAATCTCCGAAGAATTCATCGGCTCAGTCGTCACCCTCTTTCTGGAAAGTGGCGACGGGCAGGAATTCAAGGTACAGATGCAGGAACGCCAGTTGATGAATTACGATCTGCAGGCCGGATCGCAGGTCTGGCTCGGATGGGAGACCCGGAATGCCCACATGCTCGACGGTGACTGA
- a CDS encoding polysaccharide deacetylase, whose translation MIRNPIPWPNKARCAVAITFDMDADSLIHIARSEDSHRRLYPTSMGRYGPNVALPRILDTYRRFGLKQSFFIPGWCLEQYPGTVEAILEDGHEIGHHGWIHEDPIATYGNQREPFERALDAHRRICGRVPRGYRAPVYNITDEVVDLMLEHGMTYDSSLMGDDVPHVLKAPKGRLYEMPVHWGTDDWPPFAHNDEIGYLMPVKSPSEGLAAFWEEFEAQYEAGGFFMLILHPFLTGRLARWRQVERWIEGVLKTRNVWFTTLGGIADHMAALETSGDWSPSVEPLPYFTTPPAQH comes from the coding sequence ATGATCCGCAACCCCATCCCCTGGCCAAACAAGGCGCGCTGCGCGGTCGCCATCACCTTCGACATGGACGCCGATAGCCTCATTCACATCGCGCGATCCGAGGACAGCCATCGCAGGCTCTATCCGACCAGCATGGGCCGCTACGGGCCGAACGTGGCCCTGCCTCGCATCCTCGACACCTATCGCCGCTTCGGGCTGAAACAGTCCTTTTTCATCCCAGGCTGGTGCCTCGAGCAGTATCCCGGCACGGTCGAGGCTATCCTTGAGGACGGGCACGAAATCGGCCACCACGGCTGGATTCATGAGGACCCGATTGCCACCTACGGCAACCAGCGCGAACCGTTCGAGCGGGCGCTCGACGCGCACCGCCGCATCTGTGGGCGGGTGCCCCGCGGTTATCGCGCCCCTGTTTACAACATCACCGACGAGGTGGTGGACCTGATGCTGGAACACGGGATGACCTATGACAGTTCGCTCATGGGCGACGACGTTCCGCATGTTCTGAAAGCGCCCAAAGGCCGCCTTTACGAGATGCCGGTGCATTGGGGCACGGATGATTGGCCGCCCTTCGCCCATAACGATGAGATCGGCTACCTCATGCCTGTCAAATCCCCGTCCGAGGGGCTGGCCGCCTTCTGGGAAGAGTTCGAAGCGCAGTATGAGGCCGGCGGTTTCTTCATGCTGATCCTGCACCCATTCCTGACCGGGCGGCTGGCCCGCTGGCGGCAGGTCGAGAGATGGATCGAAGGCGTGCTCAAGACCCGCAACGTTTGGTTCACCACTCTGGGCGGCATCGCCGATCACATGGCGGCGCTGGAAACCTCCGGCGACTGGTCGCCATCGGTCGAGCCTCTGCCCTATTTCACCACGCCCCCCGCGCAACATTAG
- a CDS encoding nucleoside deaminase: MTDDDTRMLRIAYDEAKAGFDEGGCPIGSVLARGSTVVAQGRNQRVQQGDPIAHGEMDALRKAGRQSTYRDTVLYTSLSPCMMCSGTIVQFGIPRVVIGDTQNFGGNEDFLRSRGVEVVIADDPDCIALMQRFIAERPELWAEDIAE, translated from the coding sequence ATGACCGACGACGACACGCGCATGCTGCGCATCGCCTATGACGAGGCCAAGGCCGGGTTCGACGAGGGCGGCTGCCCTATCGGCTCGGTGCTGGCCCGTGGCAGCACGGTCGTGGCGCAAGGCCGCAACCAGCGCGTCCAGCAGGGCGACCCGATCGCCCACGGCGAAATGGACGCTTTGCGCAAGGCGGGCCGACAGTCCACCTATCGCGACACTGTGCTTTATACCTCGCTCAGCCCCTGCATGATGTGCTCGGGCACCATTGTTCAGTTCGGCATCCCGCGCGTCGTCATTGGCGACACACAGAATTTCGGCGGAAACGAGGATTTCCTGCGCAGTCGCGGCGTCGAGGTGGTGATCGCCGACGACCCGGACTGCATCGCGCTGATGCAGCGTTTCATCGCCGAGCGCCCCGAACTGTGGGCCGAGGATATCGCTGAATAG
- a CDS encoding acyl-CoA dehydrogenase has translation MSSFRARAITKPIFKWAKGVLPGMSKTESEALNAGEVWWEAELFSGNPDWSKLRAVKTPKLSDEEQAFFDGPVQDLCEMIDDWKINHETGDLAPEVWQFLRDNKFFGMIIPKAHGGLEFSAFAHSEIVRYISTRSVAAAVTVMVPNSLGPGELIHQFGTDEQKDYWLPRLADGCELPAFGLTSAEAGSDAGAMVDDGVVCKGQWNGEEVLGIRLNWAKRYITLSPVCTVLGLAFKLRDPDGLLGDTPDIGITCALVPTDLEGVETGRRHIPSSTMFMNGPTTGKDVFIPLENIIGGQEYAGEGWMMLMSALAAGRGISLPSMGCAAIALSAHTTGAYARIREQFNLPIGKFGGVQARLGRLAADAYSMDAARHLTCAGLDEGRALSVISAIMKAHATFRMREALNDAMDVHSGKAVIDGPSNYLLPLYRAVPIGITVEGANIVTRSLIIFGQGSIRAHPHMLDNMLALEEDDPDKALEMFDNSLWAHVGHSTRTLFRSWGRALTGGRFAPAPAAGAATDIYKQLSRWSAAYALTADMLFLSLGGELKRKEMISGRMGDILSEMYILSAALKRWEDEGRQKADLPVLRYVAADAFHNIQTALDEVIANLPARWAAWLLRVFTLPGMAQRKPDDKLTAECSDILYDPSEARGRIVGRIAGGCNRDGVQVLNECYAKVTQMAPVMKRLRDAKKSPQEALEAGILSDAEMADIEEMSRLVDEVVAVEDYAPEDFAALFPAPQQNERTQREAAE, from the coding sequence ATGTCCAGCTTCCGCGCACGCGCGATTACCAAGCCCATCTTCAAATGGGCCAAGGGCGTTCTGCCCGGAATGTCCAAGACCGAAAGCGAAGCCCTGAACGCCGGCGAAGTCTGGTGGGAGGCCGAGCTGTTCTCGGGCAACCCGGACTGGTCCAAGCTGCGCGCGGTCAAGACGCCGAAATTGTCGGACGAGGAACAGGCGTTTTTCGACGGTCCCGTTCAGGACCTCTGCGAAATGATCGACGATTGGAAGATCAACCACGAAACCGGCGACCTTGCCCCGGAGGTCTGGCAGTTTCTGCGCGATAACAAGTTCTTCGGGATGATCATCCCCAAGGCACATGGCGGGCTGGAATTTTCCGCCTTCGCCCATTCCGAGATCGTTCGCTATATCTCTACACGCTCTGTCGCCGCTGCCGTGACGGTCATGGTGCCCAACTCGCTTGGCCCCGGCGAGTTGATCCACCAGTTTGGCACCGACGAACAGAAAGACTACTGGCTGCCCCGCCTCGCCGACGGTTGCGAACTGCCCGCCTTCGGTCTGACCAGCGCCGAGGCCGGGTCCGACGCCGGCGCCATGGTCGATGACGGGGTTGTCTGCAAGGGCCAGTGGAACGGCGAGGAAGTGCTGGGCATCCGCCTCAACTGGGCCAAGCGCTACATCACGCTGTCGCCGGTCTGCACCGTGCTGGGTCTGGCCTTCAAGCTGCGTGACCCCGATGGCCTGCTGGGCGACACTCCCGATATTGGCATCACCTGCGCGCTGGTTCCGACCGACCTCGAGGGTGTCGAAACCGGTCGCCGCCACATCCCGTCCTCCACGATGTTCATGAACGGGCCGACCACGGGCAAGGACGTGTTCATCCCGCTCGAAAACATCATCGGCGGGCAGGAGTATGCCGGCGAAGGCTGGATGATGCTGATGAGCGCGCTCGCCGCCGGGCGTGGCATCTCGCTGCCCTCCATGGGCTGCGCCGCCATTGCCTTGTCGGCCCACACGACCGGCGCCTACGCCCGCATCCGCGAACAGTTCAACCTGCCCATCGGTAAGTTCGGCGGCGTGCAGGCCCGCCTTGGACGCCTTGCCGCCGACGCCTACTCCATGGATGCCGCCCGCCACCTGACCTGCGCCGGGCTGGACGAGGGGCGCGCGCTGTCGGTGATCTCGGCGATCATGAAGGCCCATGCGACCTTCCGTATGCGCGAGGCGCTGAATGATGCAATGGACGTGCATTCCGGCAAGGCTGTGATCGACGGCCCGTCGAATTACCTGCTGCCACTCTACCGCGCCGTGCCCATCGGCATCACGGTCGAGGGGGCGAACATCGTCACCCGCAGCCTGATCATCTTCGGGCAGGGCTCGATCCGCGCCCACCCCCATATGCTGGACAATATGCTAGCGTTGGAAGAGGACGACCCCGACAAGGCGCTTGAGATGTTCGACAATTCCCTTTGGGCCCATGTCGGCCACAGCACGCGCACCTTGTTCCGCAGTTGGGGCCGCGCCCTGACCGGCGGTCGGTTCGCGCCGGCCCCAGCGGCGGGCGCTGCCACGGACATCTACAAGCAACTGTCGCGCTGGTCCGCGGCCTATGCGCTGACCGCCGACATGCTCTTTTTGTCGTTGGGCGGGGAGCTCAAGCGCAAGGAAATGATCTCGGGCCGCATGGGCGACATCCTGTCCGAAATGTACATTCTGTCCGCCGCCCTCAAACGGTGGGAGGACGAAGGCCGTCAGAAGGCCGACCTGCCGGTTCTGCGCTATGTCGCCGCCGACGCGTTCCACAACATCCAGACGGCCTTGGACGAGGTCATTGCCAACCTCCCGGCCCGCTGGGCGGCGTGGCTATTGCGTGTCTTCACGCTGCCGGGCATGGCCCAGCGCAAGCCCGACGACAAGCTCACCGCTGAGTGCAGCGACATTCTGTATGACCCGTCTGAGGCCCGGGGCCGGATCGTCGGTCGTATCGCCGGCGGGTGCAACCGCGACGGTGTGCAGGTGCTGAACGAATGCTACGCCAAGGTCACCCAAATGGCGCCGGTGATGAAGCGCCTGCGCGATGCGAAAAAGTCCCCGCAGGAGGCACTGGAGGCCGGCATTCTGAGCGATGCCGAAATGGCCGATATCGAGGAAATGTCGCGCCTAGTCGATGAGGTCGTCGCCGTGGAAGACTATGCGCCCGAAGATTTCGCGGCGCTTTTCCCCGCGCCGCAGCAAAATGAGCGCACCCAGCGCGAGGCGGCGGAATGA
- a CDS encoding acetyl-CoA C-acetyltransferase, whose translation MTATNGNRVFLVDGARTPFLKAQAGPGPFTPVDLAVQCGRPLLARQPFDRAALDLVILGCVNVIADEMNPARVAGLRLGLPEATVAFTVQINCGSGMQSIDTAYRYICEGSHQMILAGGAEALSHAPLTLRQSAVEWFGRMSTAKGPLEQAKNMAGIKPDFFKPVIGLERGLTDPITTLSMGQTAEVLAHHFGIDRETADAYAMQSHHRLAAAHKEGRLEGELMPAFAKDGTVYDHDNGVRPDSDMDGLSKPKPVFEPPYGKVTAGNSSQITDGASWCILASEKAVDAHGLEPLAEITDSEWAGLDPSIMGLGPVMSSTPIVKRHGFGIGDIDLWELNEAFAAQVLSCLAAWSDEDFCREVLGLDGAFGRIDRDQLNVDGGAISLGHPVGTSGNRIVLHLANAMKTRGAKRGIATECIGGGLGGAMLLEAVQ comes from the coding sequence ATGACGGCGACAAATGGCAACCGCGTCTTTCTCGTAGACGGCGCCCGCACCCCTTTCCTCAAGGCGCAAGCCGGCCCCGGGCCGTTCACGCCCGTGGATCTTGCCGTGCAATGCGGCAGGCCCCTGCTGGCACGTCAGCCGTTCGACCGCGCCGCGCTCGACCTCGTGATCCTTGGCTGTGTCAACGTCATCGCCGACGAGATGAACCCCGCACGCGTCGCCGGACTGCGTCTTGGCCTGCCCGAGGCAACCGTGGCGTTCACGGTTCAGATCAATTGCGGCTCGGGCATGCAAAGCATCGACACCGCCTATCGCTATATCTGCGAGGGCAGCCACCAGATGATCCTTGCCGGCGGGGCCGAGGCCCTCAGCCACGCGCCCCTGACCCTGCGCCAGTCCGCCGTCGAATGGTTCGGCCGGATGAGCACCGCCAAGGGACCGCTGGAGCAGGCAAAGAACATGGCCGGGATCAAGCCCGACTTCTTCAAGCCGGTCATCGGCCTGGAACGCGGCCTGACCGACCCCATCACCACGCTCAGCATGGGCCAGACCGCCGAGGTGCTGGCGCACCATTTCGGCATCGACCGCGAAACCGCCGATGCCTACGCCATGCAAAGCCACCATCGCCTTGCTGCCGCGCACAAGGAAGGCCGGCTGGAGGGTGAATTGATGCCCGCCTTCGCCAAGGACGGCACGGTCTATGACCATGACAACGGCGTGCGCCCCGACAGCGACATGGACGGCCTGTCAAAGCCCAAGCCGGTGTTCGAGCCGCCCTACGGCAAAGTCACGGCGGGCAATTCCAGCCAGATCACGGACGGTGCAAGTTGGTGTATCCTCGCCTCGGAAAAGGCCGTGGACGCGCACGGCCTCGAACCGCTCGCCGAGATCACCGACAGCGAATGGGCAGGGCTCGATCCGTCGATCATGGGCCTCGGTCCGGTCATGTCTTCCACCCCGATCGTGAAACGCCATGGTTTCGGCATCGGGGACATTGACCTGTGGGAGTTGAACGAGGCGTTCGCGGCACAGGTGCTGTCCTGTCTCGCCGCCTGGAGCGATGAAGACTTCTGCCGCGAGGTGCTAGGGCTCGACGGCGCCTTTGGCCGGATCGACCGCGATCAGCTGAATGTCGATGGCGGCGCCATATCGCTGGGCCACCCTGTCGGCACCAGCGGTAACCGCATCGTGCTGCATCTTGCCAACGCCATGAAGACGCGCGGTGCGAAACGCGGCATCGCAACGGAATGCATCGGCGGCGGGCTTGGCGGCGCGATGCTGCTGGAGGCTGTGCAATGA